A genomic window from Peromyscus maniculatus bairdii isolate BWxNUB_F1_BW_parent chromosome 1, HU_Pman_BW_mat_3.1, whole genome shotgun sequence includes:
- the LOC102927499 gene encoding leukocyte immunoglobulin-like receptor subfamily B member 4A isoform X1, with translation MVPMLRMLLCLGLSVGQKTAVLPGTLTKPKIWAEPHSVIAMYAPVTIWCQGSWEAKRYHLFKEGSTDPWDQQSPLEDSDKVKFYIQHMTEDFAGIYKCYYQSPAGWSEHSDTLEMVLTGVHDNPSLSVWPSPAVTSGETITIQCSSSLGFGRFILIQEEKHHLQWTLDSQPNANWEFQAHFVLDPVTAIHNGTFRCYGYYRNHPQVWSKSSDPLHLLVSESKDQSPTHTENGLGRYQKVLIGVLVSLLLFFFLLILLILFRYQCKGKEKKAVHADQRETNLQLLEGDTDPTARDRVPQKRSGPDAALKEENQDASAMDPQPEESVELDSWNPSDEEPQRIVYAQVKPSRLHRAGSTSPSPLSEKVLDMKNNQSGENREMYPQVGSVHSSSRSCQCQAHTFLQLCPTPGYYIQGTAGCDLCPVM, from the exons ATGGTCCCCATGCTGAGAATGCTGCTCTGTCTTG gactGAGTGTGGGACAGAAGACTGCTGTCCTGCCAG GAACCCTCACAAAGCCCAAAATCTGGGCTGAGCCACACTCTGTGATTGCCATGTATGCACCTGTTACTATTTGGTGTCAGGGTTCTTGGGAGGCCAAGAGGTACCATTTGTTTAAAGAGGGAAGCACGGATCCTTGGGACCAACAATCTCCTCTGGAAGACTCGGACAAGGTTAAGTTCTACATCCAACACATGACAGAGGACTTTGCAGGGATATATAAGTGTTACTATCAGAGTCCTGCTGGCTGGTCAGAACACAGTGACACCCTGGAAATGGTGCTAACAG GAGTCCATGATAATCCAAGCCTGTCTGTCTGGCCCAGTCCTGCTGTGACCTCAGGAGAGACCATAACCATCCAGTGTAGCTCATCGCTGGGATTCGGCAGATTTATTCTGATCCAGGAAGAAAAGCACCACCTCCAATGGACCCTGGACTCACAGCCAAATGCCAATTGGGAGTTTCAGGCTCATTTTGTTCTGGACCCCGTGACTGCCATTCACAATGGTACATTCAGATGCTATGGCTATTATAGGAACCATCCCCAGGTGTGGTCAAAATCAAGCGACCCCCTTCACCTCTTGGTCTCAG AATCCAAGGACCAGTCTCCCACCCACACTGAGAATG GATTGGGAAGGTACCAGAAGGTTCTGATTGGAGTCTTGGTCAGCCTCCtcctgtttttcttcctccttatTCTTCTCATCCTCTTCCGATATCAATGTAAAGGCAAAGAGAAGAAGGCAG TTCATGCAGACCAAAGGGAGACCAACTTGCAACTTCTTGAAGGGGATACAGACCCAACAGCCAGAGATAGAGTCCCTCAGAAGAG ATCCGGCCCAGATGCTGCCCTCAAGGAAGAAAACCAGG ATGCTTCTGCGATGGACCCACAACCTGAGGAGAGTGTAGAGCTGGACAGTTGG AACCCATCTGATGAAGAACCCCAGAGAATTGTGTATGCCCAGGTGAAACCCTCCAGGCTTCATAGAGCAGGAAGTACCTCTCCTTCCCCACTGTCAGAAAAAGTACTGGACATGAAGAATAATCAatcaggagagaacagagagatgtACCCTCAGGTAGGTTCTGTTCATTCCAGCTCCAGAAGTTGCCAGTGCCAAGCACATACCTTCCTCCAACTCTGTCCCACTCCAGGCTACTACATCCAAGGAACCGCAGGATGTGACCTATGCCCAGTTATGTAG
- the LOC102927499 gene encoding leukocyte immunoglobulin-like receptor subfamily B member 4A isoform X2 encodes MVPMLRMLLCLGLSVGQKTAVLPGTLTKPKIWAEPHSVIAMYAPVTIWCQGSWEAKRYHLFKEGSTDPWDQQSPLEDSDKVKFYIQHMTEDFAGIYKCYYQSPAGWSEHSDTLEMVLTGVHDNPSLSVWPSPAVTSGETITIQCSSSLGFGRFILIQEEKHHLQWTLDSQPNANWEFQAHFVLDPVTAIHNGTFRCYGYYRNHPQVWSKSSDPLHLLVSESKDQSPTHTENGLGRYQKVLIGVLVSLLLFFFLLILLILFRYQCKGKEKKAVHADQRETNLQLLEGDTDPTARDRVPQKRSGPDAALKEENQDASAMDPQPEESVELDSWNPSDEEPQRIVYAQVKPSRLHRATTSKEPQDVTYAQLCRRTLEYQ; translated from the exons ATGGTCCCCATGCTGAGAATGCTGCTCTGTCTTG gactGAGTGTGGGACAGAAGACTGCTGTCCTGCCAG GAACCCTCACAAAGCCCAAAATCTGGGCTGAGCCACACTCTGTGATTGCCATGTATGCACCTGTTACTATTTGGTGTCAGGGTTCTTGGGAGGCCAAGAGGTACCATTTGTTTAAAGAGGGAAGCACGGATCCTTGGGACCAACAATCTCCTCTGGAAGACTCGGACAAGGTTAAGTTCTACATCCAACACATGACAGAGGACTTTGCAGGGATATATAAGTGTTACTATCAGAGTCCTGCTGGCTGGTCAGAACACAGTGACACCCTGGAAATGGTGCTAACAG GAGTCCATGATAATCCAAGCCTGTCTGTCTGGCCCAGTCCTGCTGTGACCTCAGGAGAGACCATAACCATCCAGTGTAGCTCATCGCTGGGATTCGGCAGATTTATTCTGATCCAGGAAGAAAAGCACCACCTCCAATGGACCCTGGACTCACAGCCAAATGCCAATTGGGAGTTTCAGGCTCATTTTGTTCTGGACCCCGTGACTGCCATTCACAATGGTACATTCAGATGCTATGGCTATTATAGGAACCATCCCCAGGTGTGGTCAAAATCAAGCGACCCCCTTCACCTCTTGGTCTCAG AATCCAAGGACCAGTCTCCCACCCACACTGAGAATG GATTGGGAAGGTACCAGAAGGTTCTGATTGGAGTCTTGGTCAGCCTCCtcctgtttttcttcctccttatTCTTCTCATCCTCTTCCGATATCAATGTAAAGGCAAAGAGAAGAAGGCAG TTCATGCAGACCAAAGGGAGACCAACTTGCAACTTCTTGAAGGGGATACAGACCCAACAGCCAGAGATAGAGTCCCTCAGAAGAG ATCCGGCCCAGATGCTGCCCTCAAGGAAGAAAACCAGG ATGCTTCTGCGATGGACCCACAACCTGAGGAGAGTGTAGAGCTGGACAGTTGG AACCCATCTGATGAAGAACCCCAGAGAATTGTGTATGCCCAGGTGAAACCCTCCAGGCTTCATAGA GCTACTACATCCAAGGAACCGCAGGATGTGACCTATGCCCAGTTATGTAGAAGGACACTGGAATACCAGTAA